In Luteitalea sp. TBR-22, one genomic interval encodes:
- a CDS encoding metallophosphoesterase: MPTTVGLISDTHGLVRASAMHALNGVALILHAGDVGSRDVLIELGALAPVHAVFGNVDDAHTPGLEAHQWLTVEGWQVHVSHGHELRRPDPEALLHRYRDAGIIVFGHTHRALVHRAGGRLVINPGAAGPKRFDVVPSVARLTLSPGQADVEIIELT, translated from the coding sequence ATGCCGACGACGGTGGGCCTCATTTCCGATACACACGGGCTGGTGCGCGCATCGGCGATGCATGCCTTGAACGGGGTCGCGTTGATTTTGCACGCTGGCGACGTCGGCAGTCGCGACGTCCTGATCGAGCTCGGTGCGCTGGCGCCGGTCCACGCGGTCTTCGGCAACGTGGACGACGCGCACACGCCGGGGCTGGAGGCCCACCAGTGGTTGACCGTCGAGGGCTGGCAGGTCCACGTCAGTCACGGCCACGAGCTGCGCCGCCCGGACCCGGAGGCCCTCCTCCATCGCTACCGGGATGCCGGGATCATCGTCTTCGGTCACACCCACCGCGCCCTGGTGCACCGGGCCGGCGGCCGCCTGGTCATCAATCCCGGCGCGGCCGGGCCGAAGCGCTTCGACGTGGTGCCCAGCGTCGCGCGCCTCACCCTCTCGCCTGGCCAGGCCGACGTGGAGATCATCGAGCTGACGTGA
- a CDS encoding ABC transporter permease yields MPAPRSLTRLRNALTQAAATARGNPLRSSLATLAVATAVATMLLTTAGLEGVRQYALAVGARTVGSNTFVVAQVVAGQLSRQEVADRLRRNPPIRRADARYLDRVAREAILVAPTTQRAADISAGGRKYEAANVNGTTAELSRIRDLDIGEGRFFLPAEDQQAAQVAVIGNEIATTLFPASDPLGQVVRLGGRGFRVIGLVRPQGTGGGVSLDRYVYIPLTAFERTFGAPATLQVFATGRNIPSEEAEGAARAGMRARRQLQPGRPDTFDILSPEAARTFVLRLSDRIGAAAIPIAFMALLAAVVVVTNTVLVSVAQRTREIGIRRALGATRSEVTTEVVAEALLTAVVGGAIGLAVAWGVLSLAGRLAGLALPVPLTTALWSLAAAGGAGVIAGWYPARIASRIDPIEALRQE; encoded by the coding sequence GTGCCCGCGCCCCGTTCCCTCACCCGCCTGCGCAACGCGCTCACGCAGGCTGCCGCCACCGCCCGTGGCAATCCGCTACGGTCGTCGCTCGCGACGCTGGCCGTCGCGACCGCGGTGGCCACCATGCTTCTCACCACCGCGGGGCTGGAGGGCGTGCGCCAGTACGCGCTCGCCGTCGGCGCCCGGACCGTCGGCAGCAACACGTTCGTGGTCGCGCAGGTCGTCGCCGGTCAGTTGAGTCGGCAGGAAGTGGCGGACCGCCTGCGCCGCAATCCGCCCATCCGGCGCGCCGACGCGCGCTACCTCGATCGAGTGGCTCGCGAGGCAATCCTCGTCGCGCCGACGACGCAGCGAGCCGCCGACATCAGCGCCGGCGGGCGCAAGTACGAGGCGGCCAACGTCAACGGGACGACGGCGGAGCTGTCGCGCATCCGCGACCTCGACATCGGCGAGGGCCGCTTCTTCCTCCCCGCCGAGGACCAGCAGGCGGCGCAGGTGGCCGTGATCGGCAACGAAATCGCGACCACGTTGTTCCCGGCATCCGACCCGCTCGGGCAGGTCGTGCGCCTCGGTGGGCGCGGCTTCCGCGTCATCGGCCTGGTGCGTCCGCAGGGCACGGGCGGCGGCGTCTCGCTCGATCGCTACGTGTACATCCCGCTGACCGCGTTCGAGCGCACCTTCGGCGCACCGGCGACGCTGCAGGTCTTCGCCACCGGGCGCAACATTCCCTCCGAGGAAGCCGAGGGCGCGGCGCGTGCCGGCATGCGGGCCCGCCGGCAGCTGCAACCCGGCAGGCCGGACACGTTCGACATCCTCTCCCCCGAGGCCGCCCGGACGTTCGTCCTCCGGCTGTCCGACCGCATCGGCGCGGCCGCCATCCCCATCGCCTTCATGGCCCTGCTCGCCGCGGTCGTCGTGGTGACCAACACGGTGCTGGTGTCGGTGGCGCAGCGGACGCGCGAGATCGGCATCCGCCGGGCGCTCGGCGCCACACGCAGCGAGGTGACGACCGAAGTGGTGGCCGAGGCACTGCTGACGGCGGTGGTCGGCGGGGCCATCGGGCTGGCGGTGGCCTGGGGCGTGCTCTCGCTGGCCGGCCGGCTCGCCGGTCTCGCCCTGCCGGTGCCGCTGACGACCGCGCTGTGGAGCCTGGCCGCGGCGGGCGGCGCGGGCGTGATCGCCGGCTGGTACCCGGCGCGCATCGCCTCACGCATCGACCCGATCGAGGCCCTGCGACAGGAATGA
- the zwf gene encoding glucose-6-phosphate dehydrogenase translates to MSTPTTGPSRRAPITPADPAVFVGFGASGDLTRRKLVPALINLRRADALPAGFAFLAVIRQADVGGTLAEDVLRTADEHLDTPLTDEERGWFLGRIGVVVGDVEQPALYADIAARLAELQAEHGTGGNALFYLATPPQLFAPIAAGLGQAGLLDEAAAGGWRRVIVEKPFGSDLASAQALNRALAAVLNERQIYRIDHYLGKETVQNLMIFRFANSIFEPIWNRRYVDHVQITVAESDGIGSRGGYYDAAGALRDMVQNHLFMLLALTAMEPPISFDADAVRDERLKVLQAIAPFTRAMVQRDVVRAQYASGRVKDVPVKGYPQEDRVAAGSTTETFVALRLQIENWRWAGVPFYLRTGKRLARRVSEIAVHFRQPPFMMFRDTGVRSLNCNVLVIRVQPEEGITLHVDAKVPGQALDLETVAMDFKYDDAFAQTPSTGYETLLYDALTGDQTLFHRADSTEVGWQVVMPILEAWQSQPAPPCYESGSWGPEESHELLERDGREWRRP, encoded by the coding sequence GTGAGCACACCGACGACCGGCCCGTCGCGTCGCGCACCCATCACGCCGGCCGACCCGGCCGTCTTCGTCGGGTTCGGCGCCTCCGGCGACCTCACGCGCCGGAAGCTGGTACCGGCGCTGATCAACCTGCGGCGGGCCGACGCCCTGCCCGCCGGGTTCGCCTTCCTCGCGGTGATCCGCCAGGCCGACGTGGGTGGCACGCTCGCCGAGGACGTGTTGCGGACCGCCGACGAGCACCTCGACACGCCGCTCACCGATGAAGAACGTGGCTGGTTCCTCGGGCGCATCGGCGTGGTCGTCGGCGACGTCGAGCAGCCGGCGCTCTACGCCGACATCGCCGCCCGCCTGGCGGAACTGCAGGCCGAGCACGGCACGGGCGGCAATGCGTTGTTCTACCTGGCGACGCCGCCGCAGTTGTTCGCGCCGATCGCCGCCGGACTCGGCCAGGCCGGGTTGCTCGACGAGGCCGCCGCCGGCGGCTGGCGGCGCGTGATCGTGGAGAAGCCGTTCGGCAGCGACCTGGCGTCGGCGCAGGCGCTCAACCGGGCGCTGGCCGCCGTGCTGAACGAGCGGCAGATCTACCGAATCGATCACTACCTCGGCAAGGAGACCGTGCAGAACCTGATGATCTTCAGGTTCGCCAACAGCATCTTCGAGCCGATCTGGAACCGCCGGTACGTCGATCACGTGCAGATCACCGTCGCCGAGTCGGACGGCATCGGATCGCGCGGCGGCTACTACGACGCGGCCGGCGCGCTGCGCGACATGGTGCAGAACCACCTGTTCATGCTGCTGGCCCTCACCGCGATGGAGCCGCCCATCTCCTTCGACGCCGATGCCGTGCGTGACGAGCGACTCAAGGTGCTGCAGGCCATCGCGCCGTTCACCAGGGCGATGGTGCAGCGCGACGTGGTGCGGGCGCAGTACGCCAGCGGTCGCGTCAAGGACGTCCCGGTCAAGGGCTACCCACAGGAGGACCGGGTGGCGGCCGGGTCGACCACCGAGACCTTCGTGGCCCTGCGCCTGCAGATCGAGAACTGGCGCTGGGCCGGCGTGCCGTTCTACCTCCGCACCGGCAAGCGGCTGGCGCGCCGCGTGTCGGAGATCGCCGTCCACTTCCGGCAGCCGCCGTTCATGATGTTCCGCGACACGGGGGTCCGCAGCCTGAACTGCAACGTGCTGGTGATCCGCGTCCAGCCGGAGGAGGGCATCACGCTCCACGTCGATGCCAAGGTCCCCGGCCAGGCCCTGGACCTCGAGACCGTCGCGATGGACTTCAAGTACGACGATGCCTTCGCGCAGACGCCGTCGACCGGCTACGAGACGCTGCTGTACGACGCGCTCACCGGCGACCAGACGCTGTTCCACCGCGCCGACAGCACCGAGGTCGGCTGGCAGGTGGTGATGCCCATTCTCGAAGCGTGGCAGTCGCAGCCGGCGCCGCCCTGCTACGAGTCGGGGAGCTGGGGGCCCGAGGAGTCCCACGAACTGCTGGAGCGCGACGGCCGCGAGTGGCGCCGCCCGTGA
- a CDS encoding bifunctional transaldolase/phosoglucose isomerase has translation MTATPLTLQPGSLAEAIARTLALWTAERRVARLWTKDASLWTNSGEEKWLGWLDVIEQQRKELPARAALAQAIRDEGFTDVLLLGMGGSSLGPEVVSRVIGGAPGAPRLHVLDSTDPAQVKRFDEAVDLSTTLVLVASKSGSTLEPNVFLAYFFHRLVQVVGAEAAGRHVVAITDPGSQMQKVAERDGFRAIAFGEPTVGGRFSVLSAFGTVPAALGGVDVARLLGEAAQMADACRREDAANNPGVALGIVIGEAALAGRDKLTIIASPDIAPLGAWLEQLVAESTGKNGTAVIPVDLEPEGDASTYGADRLFVYVRLASAPEAAQDAFVEQLNRAGQPVVQIDVRDAYALGQEFFRWEIATAVAGSVLGINPFDQPDVEASKIKTRALTDAFEKEGALPAEAPVVLDADLAIFADEANVRALGPVATPGEAIAAHLKRIGGGDYVALLAYIDMTTDNVAALQEIRAVIRAQSGAATCLGFGPRFLHSTGQAYKGGPNSGVFLQITCDDAQDLEVPGRDFTFGVVKAAQARGDFGVLEERGRRALRVHLGPDVFAGLQALRQAVEATYQ, from the coding sequence GTGACTGCCACCCCGCTTACCCTGCAGCCCGGCTCGCTGGCCGAGGCGATTGCCCGCACGCTCGCACTCTGGACGGCCGAGCGTCGCGTGGCCCGGCTCTGGACCAAGGACGCGTCGCTCTGGACCAACAGCGGCGAGGAGAAGTGGCTGGGCTGGCTCGACGTCATCGAGCAGCAGCGCAAGGAGCTGCCGGCGCGCGCCGCGCTGGCGCAGGCCATCCGCGACGAGGGCTTCACCGACGTGCTCCTGCTCGGCATGGGCGGATCGAGCCTGGGCCCTGAGGTGGTGTCGCGCGTGATCGGCGGGGCGCCGGGGGCGCCGCGACTGCACGTGCTCGACTCGACCGACCCGGCCCAGGTGAAGCGCTTCGACGAGGCCGTCGACCTCAGCACGACGCTCGTGCTGGTGGCCAGCAAGTCGGGCAGCACGCTCGAGCCCAACGTGTTCCTCGCGTACTTCTTCCACCGCCTGGTGCAGGTGGTCGGCGCCGAGGCGGCCGGCCGTCACGTGGTGGCGATCACCGATCCGGGATCGCAGATGCAGAAAGTGGCCGAGCGCGACGGGTTCCGGGCCATCGCGTTCGGCGAGCCGACGGTGGGCGGCCGCTTCTCGGTGCTGTCGGCGTTCGGCACGGTGCCGGCGGCGCTCGGTGGGGTCGACGTGGCGCGGCTGCTCGGCGAGGCCGCGCAGATGGCCGATGCGTGCCGTCGCGAGGATGCCGCCAACAACCCGGGCGTCGCCCTCGGCATCGTCATCGGCGAGGCCGCCCTCGCGGGCCGCGACAAGCTGACGATCATCGCCTCGCCCGACATCGCCCCGCTCGGTGCGTGGCTCGAGCAACTGGTGGCCGAGTCCACTGGCAAGAACGGCACGGCGGTCATCCCGGTCGACCTCGAGCCCGAGGGCGACGCCTCGACGTACGGCGCCGACCGGCTGTTCGTCTACGTGCGCCTCGCCTCGGCGCCCGAGGCTGCGCAGGACGCGTTCGTCGAGCAACTCAACCGCGCCGGCCAGCCGGTCGTGCAGATCGACGTGCGCGACGCGTACGCGCTCGGCCAGGAGTTCTTCCGTTGGGAGATCGCGACGGCCGTGGCCGGCTCGGTCCTCGGCATCAACCCGTTCGACCAGCCCGACGTCGAGGCGAGCAAGATCAAGACGCGAGCGCTGACCGACGCGTTCGAGAAGGAGGGGGCGCTGCCCGCCGAGGCGCCGGTGGTGCTCGACGCCGACCTCGCGATCTTCGCCGACGAGGCCAACGTCCGCGCCCTCGGCCCGGTGGCGACGCCCGGCGAAGCCATCGCTGCGCACCTGAAGCGGATCGGCGGCGGCGACTACGTGGCCCTGCTCGCCTACATCGACATGACCACCGACAACGTCGCGGCGCTCCAGGAGATTCGCGCGGTGATACGTGCGCAGTCGGGCGCGGCCACCTGCCTCGGCTTCGGGCCGCGCTTCCTGCATTCGACCGGACAGGCGTACAAGGGCGGCCCCAACTCCGGCGTGTTCCTGCAGATCACCTGCGACGACGCGCAGGATCTCGAGGTGCCCGGGCGTGACTTCACGTTCGGCGTGGTCAAGGCGGCGCAGGCGCGCGGCGACTTCGGCGTCCTCGAGGAACGGGGGAGGCGCGCCCTGCGCGTGCACCTGGGCCCCGACGTGTTCGCCGGCCTGCAGGCGCTGCGGCAGGCGGTGGAGGCGACGTACCAGTGA
- a CDS encoding GMC family oxidoreductase, translating into MAQDYDVIVVGSGAGGATAALVLVNAGARVLMLEAGRMLTPAADFMSHQMPWDLKFRGEGPPGKYDGLWKINEYTAHLYTNPREDTYDAPDRFHWTRLRAVGGRTNTWGRSCFRHGPLDFKPASRQGYGDDWPLDYEDLAPYYDKVERLVGIAGEADRYTNMPDGIYAGPPHPWRCTERDLKAACDRIGVPVLSERTAALSVPHDGRPKCHYCSGCGRGCPVGARFSTLDAIVPKLQGRPNFTLRTHAVAREVLVDDRGRARGVAFIDARTRQDEEVTARAVVLAASTVETGRLLLNSRSRQHPDGLANSSGRLGHHLMDTIKSGPMVGILPTWRNRPRVNDDGAGGSHATIPRFNYGRRTGYHGGYFILLGTGFGRSATAAQGIPGYGASLKDEIYSRYGSVLSLRGYGECLSRYENRFEIDPARTDAFGIPQVRFTCGHGDNERRMMDDMYGWMEQILRACGAEILPYEKRLEPLGDATHECGTARMGIDPKTSVLNRWGQAHDVPNLFVTDASGFVTSPGTHGITTWIMALAWRASEYLAEGLRTGDVG; encoded by the coding sequence ATGGCGCAGGACTACGACGTGATCGTGGTGGGCTCGGGTGCGGGCGGCGCGACCGCCGCGCTGGTGCTGGTGAACGCAGGCGCGCGGGTGCTGATGCTCGAGGCCGGCCGCATGCTGACCCCGGCTGCCGATTTCATGTCCCACCAGATGCCGTGGGACTTGAAGTTCCGCGGCGAGGGGCCGCCGGGCAAGTACGACGGGCTCTGGAAGATCAACGAGTACACCGCGCACCTGTACACCAATCCTCGCGAAGACACCTACGACGCGCCGGATCGCTTCCACTGGACACGGCTGCGGGCGGTCGGCGGTCGCACCAACACCTGGGGCCGCTCCTGCTTCCGTCACGGGCCGCTGGACTTCAAGCCGGCGTCGCGACAGGGGTACGGCGACGACTGGCCGCTCGACTACGAGGACCTCGCGCCCTACTACGACAAGGTGGAGCGGTTGGTGGGCATCGCCGGCGAGGCCGACCGGTACACGAACATGCCCGACGGCATCTATGCCGGGCCACCGCACCCGTGGCGCTGCACCGAGCGCGACCTCAAGGCGGCCTGCGACCGGATTGGCGTGCCGGTGCTCAGCGAGCGGACGGCGGCCCTCAGCGTGCCGCACGACGGCCGACCGAAGTGCCACTACTGCTCCGGGTGCGGCCGTGGCTGCCCCGTCGGCGCGCGGTTCAGCACGCTGGACGCGATCGTGCCGAAGCTGCAGGGCCGACCGAACTTCACCCTGCGAACCCATGCCGTGGCGCGTGAGGTCCTGGTCGACGATCGGGGGCGCGCCCGGGGCGTGGCCTTCATCGACGCCCGCACCCGGCAGGACGAGGAGGTGACGGCGCGGGCCGTGGTGCTGGCGGCGAGCACCGTGGAGACCGGCAGGCTGCTCCTCAACTCGCGGTCGCGGCAACACCCCGACGGCCTGGCCAACTCGAGCGGCCGGTTGGGCCATCACCTGATGGACACGATCAAGAGCGGCCCGATGGTCGGCATCCTGCCGACGTGGCGCAACCGGCCGCGGGTGAACGACGACGGCGCCGGTGGCAGTCACGCCACCATCCCGCGCTTCAACTACGGGCGACGCACCGGGTACCACGGCGGCTACTTCATCCTGCTCGGCACCGGCTTCGGCCGCAGCGCCACGGCGGCGCAGGGCATCCCCGGCTACGGCGCGTCGCTCAAGGACGAGATCTACAGCCGCTACGGCAGCGTGCTCTCGCTGCGCGGCTACGGCGAGTGCCTGTCACGCTACGAGAATCGCTTCGAGATCGACCCGGCCCGCACCGACGCGTTCGGGATCCCGCAAGTCCGGTTCACCTGCGGTCACGGCGACAACGAACGCCGGATGATGGACGACATGTACGGGTGGATGGAGCAGATCCTCCGTGCTTGTGGCGCCGAGATCCTGCCCTACGAGAAGCGACTCGAACCGCTCGGCGACGCCACCCACGAATGCGGCACGGCCCGCATGGGGATCGACCCGAAGACCAGCGTGCTGAACCGCTGGGGCCAGGCCCACGACGTGCCCAACCTGTTCGTGACCGACGCCAGCGGGTTCGTGACCAGTCCCGGCACCCACGGCATCACCACCTGGATCATGGCGCTCGCCTGGCGTGCCAGCGAGTACCTGGCCGAGGGCCTGCGGACGGGAGATGTGGGATGA
- a CDS encoding gluconate 2-dehydrogenase subunit 3 family protein: protein MTDLNRRLVLALLGAGIARVHLEAAAGALARWQPSPGPYQPTFFTADEHRLLEALSECIIPTTPRSPGARAARVAEFIDLVVAHGPGATQDDWRTQLAAFDATCTRTAGGPFATLDEAARRRVLDAVSARERALDGDDVRAFARVKQATIDAYYTSEIGLRQELGYLGPQMLATFPGCQRQA from the coding sequence ATGACCGACCTCAACCGACGACTCGTGCTCGCGCTCCTCGGCGCCGGGATCGCCCGGGTGCACCTCGAAGCCGCCGCCGGCGCACTGGCGCGCTGGCAACCGTCGCCAGGGCCGTACCAGCCGACCTTCTTCACCGCGGACGAGCACCGCCTGCTCGAGGCGCTCTCCGAGTGCATCATCCCGACGACGCCGCGGTCGCCCGGCGCACGCGCGGCGCGCGTGGCCGAGTTCATCGACCTCGTGGTGGCGCATGGCCCCGGCGCGACGCAGGACGACTGGCGAACCCAACTCGCGGCGTTCGATGCCACGTGCACGCGCACGGCCGGCGGCCCCTTCGCCACGCTCGACGAGGCGGCACGACGACGCGTGCTCGACGCGGTGAGCGCCCGCGAGCGGGCGCTGGACGGCGACGACGTGCGGGCGTTCGCACGCGTCAAGCAGGCCACCATCGACGCCTACTACACGTCGGAGATCGGCTTGCGGCAGGAGCTCGGCTACCTGGGGCCGCAGATGCTCGCGACGTTCCCGGGCTGCCAGCGGCAGGCCTAG
- a CDS encoding alpha/beta hydrolase, producing MSTSPRDLAIVTPIHGRYLLRVPESPDLGPIRNAPMAVGFHGYGESAEAHLERLEAIPELANWTLVSIQGLHRFYDRSRQVVASWMTSQDREDAIEDNLRYVRSVVTEAIHHTGEPQALVYIGYSQGVAMAWRAAVLGARRVDGLAVFGGDVPPELHVRPLTQCPAVLIGRGRDDAYYTADKFKADLDMLAGRFVVVEPYEVVGGHAWSSDVGTEVGGFVARLVNPTAAANP from the coding sequence ATGTCCACCTCGCCACGCGATCTCGCCATCGTCACTCCGATTCACGGCCGCTACCTCCTGCGCGTACCGGAGTCGCCCGACCTGGGGCCGATTCGCAATGCACCGATGGCGGTCGGCTTCCACGGGTACGGCGAATCGGCGGAGGCCCATCTCGAACGGCTCGAGGCGATTCCCGAACTGGCCAACTGGACGCTGGTCAGCATCCAGGGGCTGCACCGTTTCTACGACCGCTCCCGCCAGGTCGTGGCCAGCTGGATGACGTCGCAGGATCGGGAGGACGCCATCGAGGACAACCTCCGCTACGTGCGCAGCGTCGTGACCGAGGCCATCCACCACACCGGGGAGCCGCAGGCGCTCGTGTACATCGGCTACTCGCAGGGGGTGGCGATGGCCTGGCGCGCCGCCGTGCTCGGGGCGCGACGGGTCGACGGCCTCGCCGTGTTCGGTGGCGACGTCCCGCCCGAACTGCATGTGCGACCGCTGACGCAGTGCCCGGCGGTGCTGATCGGGCGCGGCCGCGACGACGCGTACTACACGGCCGACAAGTTCAAGGCCGATCTCGACATGCTGGCCGGGCGGTTCGTCGTCGTCGAGCCCTACGAGGTGGTGGGCGGCCACGCCTGGTCGTCGGACGTGGGCACCGAGGTGGGCGGCTTCGTGGCGCGGTTGGTGAACCCGACCGCGGCGGCCAATCCGTGA
- a CDS encoding ABC transporter permease → MSHARMGMSQRLRLWREIVGLAFSSVRANLSRSILASVGIVIGIVTVVLVASVLANVRNQVALLFRELGTENIFAFHLTGDPYAAASEREAQRKPLQPEFAPVIARLAPSVREVAVQVIVPTVIDGRPLVARAGGAESDTVLVEGASPNLYEVIGAEFAAGRPFTELEDRSGARVCVIGASLSRALFGGRTAVGRTLQLSGDTYTVVGEIAPRRGGFFGENRQDSVLALPTGTVKRRYPGVDRTVLYIRAKPGLREAARAEADFVLRRLRGLAPDAPNDFNLSSADQIIRTFDQVSAAIGAVTVALAAVSLLIGGIGIANVMVIAVTERTREIGVRLALGAPRSAVLQQFLVEAAVLSGIGGLAGVLLAVGLGLLASLFVSGFSAVPPGWAVAAGLGMSIGTGILAGYLPARRAARLDPVEALRYE, encoded by the coding sequence ATGAGTCACGCGCGCATGGGCATGTCGCAGCGGCTCCGGCTGTGGCGCGAGATCGTCGGGCTCGCCTTCTCCTCGGTGCGCGCCAACCTGTCGCGGTCGATCCTGGCCAGCGTCGGGATCGTCATCGGCATCGTCACCGTGGTGCTGGTCGCCTCGGTGCTCGCCAACGTGCGCAATCAGGTCGCGCTCCTGTTCCGGGAGCTGGGCACCGAGAACATCTTCGCGTTCCACCTGACGGGCGACCCGTACGCGGCGGCGTCGGAGCGGGAGGCCCAGCGCAAGCCGCTCCAACCCGAGTTCGCGCCGGTCATCGCGCGGCTCGCCCCGTCGGTCCGGGAAGTGGCGGTGCAGGTGATCGTGCCGACGGTGATCGACGGCCGGCCGCTGGTGGCCCGGGCCGGCGGCGCGGAGTCGGACACCGTGCTGGTCGAGGGCGCCTCGCCGAACCTGTACGAGGTGATCGGCGCCGAGTTCGCCGCCGGGCGGCCGTTCACCGAGCTGGAAGACCGCTCGGGCGCCCGGGTGTGCGTGATCGGCGCGAGCCTGTCGCGCGCGCTCTTCGGCGGACGCACGGCGGTCGGGCGCACGCTGCAGCTCTCGGGCGACACTTACACGGTGGTCGGCGAGATCGCGCCGCGCAGGGGCGGGTTCTTCGGCGAGAACCGGCAGGACTCCGTGCTGGCGCTGCCAACCGGCACGGTGAAGCGCCGGTACCCTGGCGTGGATCGGACCGTGCTCTACATCCGGGCGAAGCCGGGCCTGCGCGAAGCGGCGCGTGCCGAGGCCGATTTCGTCCTGCGGCGGCTCCGCGGCCTCGCGCCCGACGCCCCCAACGACTTCAACCTCTCGTCGGCCGACCAGATCATCCGCACGTTCGACCAGGTGAGCGCCGCCATCGGCGCCGTCACGGTCGCGCTGGCGGCCGTGAGCCTGCTCATCGGCGGCATCGGCATCGCCAACGTGATGGTGATCGCGGTGACCGAGCGGACGCGTGAGATCGGCGTGCGCCTCGCGCTCGGCGCGCCCCGATCCGCGGTGCTGCAGCAGTTCCTGGTGGAAGCCGCCGTGCTCTCGGGCATCGGCGGGCTGGCCGGCGTCCTGCTCGCGGTCGGCCTGGGCCTGCTCGCCTCGTTGTTCGTCAGCGGGTTCTCGGCGGTGCCCCCGGGATGGGCGGTCGCGGCGGGGCTGGGCATGTCGATCGGCACCGGCATCCTGGCCGGGTACCTGCCGGCCCGGCGGGCCGCCCGCCTCGATCCCGTCGAGGCCCTGCGCTACGAGTGA
- the pgl gene encoding 6-phosphogluconolactonase — protein MTTIGMPRGAVLRLAATPDALAAAAASEVLAVIEAAMAWRGEAHLALAGGRTPAALYQALAALPFDGWAHVHAWFGDERTVLPDDRESNYRMARESLLDVVPIPASQVHRLEGERSPAEAASAYDEALRALAARQERPAPTFDLLLLGMGADAHTASLFPGSPLLEGDLAAGPCAAAVHVPAMDTWRLTITPRVIRAARTILVLVAGIDKHQALVRVLGEDSPLADAPATLLLDAPGDVAWFVDRAALFGE, from the coding sequence GTGACGACGATCGGCATGCCGCGTGGAGCCGTGCTGCGCCTGGCCGCGACGCCCGATGCCCTGGCCGCGGCGGCCGCCAGCGAGGTGCTGGCGGTGATCGAGGCCGCGATGGCGTGGCGGGGCGAGGCGCACCTGGCGCTGGCCGGCGGGCGCACGCCCGCGGCGCTGTACCAGGCGCTCGCGGCGCTCCCGTTCGACGGCTGGGCGCACGTCCACGCGTGGTTCGGCGACGAACGGACGGTGCTGCCCGACGACCGGGAGAGCAACTACCGCATGGCGCGGGAGTCGCTGCTCGACGTCGTGCCGATCCCCGCGTCGCAGGTGCATCGCCTCGAAGGGGAGCGTTCGCCTGCCGAGGCGGCGTCGGCCTACGACGAGGCGCTGCGCGCCCTCGCAGCCCGCCAGGAGCGCCCGGCGCCGACCTTCGACCTGCTGCTGCTCGGCATGGGCGCCGACGCCCACACGGCCTCGCTGTTCCCGGGCTCGCCCCTGCTCGAGGGCGACCTCGCTGCCGGCCCCTGCGCCGCCGCCGTGCACGTGCCGGCGATGGACACATGGCGGCTCACGATCACGCCACGCGTCATCCGCGCCGCGCGCACGATCCTGGTGCTGGTGGCCGGCATCGACAAGCACCAGGCCCTCGTGCGGGTGCTCGGCGAGGACTCGCCGTTGGCCGATGCGCCAGCGACGCTGCTGCTCGACGCCCCCGGCGACGTCGCATGGTTCGTCGATCGCGCCGCGCTGTTCGGCGAGTGA